One stretch of Chlamydia abortus DNA includes these proteins:
- the rplJ gene encoding 50S ribosomal protein L10 — MKEEKKLLLREVEEKISASQGFILLRYLGFTAAHSREFRNSLSGVSAEFEVLKKRIFFKAMQSAGFDIDSSDTSGHLGVVFAYDDAVSAAKQVLDFNKQYNDSLVFLAGRIDSANLSGKEVEAVAKLPSMKELRQQIVGLLAAPMSQVVGIMGSALSGVISCIDQKTQKN; from the coding sequence ATGAAAGAAGAAAAGAAATTACTTCTTCGAGAGGTAGAAGAGAAGATCTCCGCATCCCAAGGTTTTATTTTATTGAGATATCTTGGATTTACGGCAGCACACTCTAGAGAGTTTCGTAATTCACTCTCCGGAGTCTCTGCAGAATTTGAAGTATTAAAAAAGAGAATTTTTTTCAAAGCTATGCAGAGCGCTGGTTTTGATATAGATTCTTCGGATACAAGCGGACACCTAGGTGTAGTCTTTGCTTATGATGATGCTGTTTCTGCAGCAAAGCAAGTATTAGATTTTAATAAACAATATAACGATTCACTAGTTTTTCTTGCCGGACGAATTGATAGCGCTAACTTGTCTGGTAAAGAAGTAGAGGCTGTTGCCAAATTGCCTTCAATGAAAGAACTGAGACAGCAAATTGTTGGACTATTAGCTGCTCCGATGTCTCAGGTCGTTGGAATTATGGGCTCAGCTCTTTCTGGTGTTATTTCCTGTATCGACCAGAAAACGCAAAAAAACTAA
- the rplL gene encoding 50S ribosomal protein L7/L12 produces MTTQSLETLVETLSSLTVLELSALKKLLEEKWDVTAAAPVMAVAAGAAGAGAEAAPAESTEFAVTLEEVPADKKIGVLKVVREVTGLALKEAKEMTEGLPKVVKEKTSKSDAEETVKKLQEAGAKASFKGL; encoded by the coding sequence GTGACGACACAAAGTTTGGAAACTTTAGTAGAGACATTAAGCAGTTTAACAGTATTAGAACTGTCCGCTTTAAAAAAATTATTAGAAGAAAAATGGGATGTCACTGCCGCTGCTCCTGTGATGGCAGTTGCTGCTGGTGCTGCTGGCGCTGGTGCTGAAGCTGCTCCTGCTGAATCTACAGAATTTGCAGTGACTTTAGAAGAAGTTCCTGCAGATAAAAAAATAGGCGTTTTAAAAGTAGTCCGAGAAGTTACAGGATTGGCTTTAAAAGAAGCTAAAGAAATGACAGAAGGCTTGCCTAAAGTTGTTAAAGAAAAGACTTCTAAGTCTGATGCTGAGGAAACAGTTAAGAAATTACAAGAAGCTGGAGCAAAAGCTTCCTTTAAAGGCTTGTAA
- the rplK gene encoding 50S ribosomal protein L11, which yields MSNKKVIKLIKLQIPGGKANPAPPIGPALGAAGVNIMGFCKEFNAATQDRPGDLLPVVITVYSDKTFTFITKQPPVSSLIKKALNLESGSKIPNRNKVGKLTQAQVTAIAEQKMKDMDVVLLESAKRMVEGTARSMGIDVE from the coding sequence ATGTCGAATAAAAAGGTGATTAAGTTAATTAAACTACAAATTCCTGGTGGTAAAGCCAACCCAGCTCCTCCAATAGGGCCAGCTTTAGGTGCTGCTGGTGTAAATATTATGGGTTTTTGTAAAGAGTTTAATGCTGCAACGCAAGATCGTCCTGGAGACCTGTTGCCAGTAGTCATTACTGTTTATTCGGATAAAACTTTCACTTTCATAACCAAACAACCTCCCGTATCTTCTTTGATCAAAAAGGCATTAAATCTAGAGTCTGGGTCTAAAATTCCGAACAGAAATAAAGTCGGAAAATTAACCCAAGCGCAAGTTACAGCTATTGCCGAACAAAAAATGAAAGATATGGACGTCGTTCTTCTTGAGTCTGCAAAGCGTATGGTAGAAGGAACTGCCCGAAGTATGGGTATAGACGTCGAGTAA
- the nusG gene encoding transcription termination/antitermination protein NusG, whose protein sequence is MFKWYVVQVFTAQEKKVKKALEGFKESSGMTDFIQEIVLPIENVMEVKKGEHKVVEKFIWPGYLLIKMHLTDESWLYVKNNPGVVEFLGGGVPLALSEDEVRNILKDIEEKKAGVVQKHKFDVGSRVKINDGVFVNFIGVVSEVFHDKGRLSVMVSIFGRETRVDDLEFWQVEEVALEQESE, encoded by the coding sequence ATGTTTAAATGGTATGTCGTTCAAGTTTTTACGGCTCAAGAGAAAAAAGTAAAAAAAGCTTTAGAAGGTTTTAAGGAATCTTCCGGAATGACGGATTTTATACAAGAAATTGTCTTGCCTATAGAAAACGTAATGGAAGTAAAAAAGGGTGAACATAAAGTCGTCGAGAAGTTCATCTGGCCGGGATACCTATTAATTAAAATGCATCTAACCGATGAGTCTTGGTTGTACGTAAAAAATAATCCAGGTGTTGTTGAATTTTTAGGTGGGGGAGTACCTCTAGCTTTATCCGAAGATGAAGTGAGAAATATTTTAAAAGACATTGAAGAGAAAAAAGCCGGTGTTGTGCAAAAACATAAGTTCGATGTTGGCTCCAGAGTCAAAATTAACGATGGCGTTTTTGTAAACTTTATCGGTGTTGTTTCTGAGGTGTTCCATGATAAAGGGCGTTTGAGCGTCATGGTATCCATCTTTGGAAGAGAAACTCGTGTTGATGATTTAGAGTTTTGGCAAGTGGAAGAGGTAGCCCTAGAACAAGAAAGTGAATAA
- the infA gene encoding translation initiation factor IF-1, whose product MAKKEDTIVLEGRVKELLPGMHFKILLENGMPVTAHLCGKMRMSNIRLLVGDRVTVEMSAYDLTKARVVYRHR is encoded by the coding sequence ATGGCAAAAAAAGAAGACACTATCGTGCTTGAGGGTAGAGTGAAAGAGCTCCTTCCCGGGATGCATTTCAAAATATTACTAGAAAATGGCATGCCGGTCACCGCTCATTTATGTGGTAAAATGCGTATGAGCAATATCCGTTTGCTTGTTGGAGATCGAGTCACTGTTGAAATGTCAGCCTATGACCTAACAAAAGCTAGAGTTGTATACAGGCATCGTTAA
- the tuf gene encoding elongation factor Tu, whose protein sequence is MSKETFQRTKPHINIGTIGHVDHGKTTLTAAITRALSAEGLANFCDYSSIDNTPEEKARGITINASHVEYETPNRHYAHVDCPGHADYVKNMITGAAQMDGAILVVSATDGAMPQTKEHILLARQVGVPYIVVFLNKIDMISQEDAELVDLVEMELSELLEEKGYKGCPIIRGSALKALEGDASYVEKIRELMQAVDDNIPTPEREVDKPFLMPIEDVFSISGRGTVVTGRIERGVVKVGDKVQIVGLRDTRETIVTGVEMFRKELPEGQAGENVGLLLRGIGKNDVERGMVICQPNSVKSHTQFKGTVYILQKEEGGRHKPFFTGYRPQFFFRTTDVTGVVTLPEGVEMVMPGDNVEFDVQLISPVALEEGMRFAIREGGRTIGAGTISKIIA, encoded by the coding sequence ATGTCAAAAGAAACTTTTCAACGTACTAAACCCCATATCAACATAGGGACCATTGGACACGTTGACCACGGTAAAACTACGCTAACAGCTGCAATTACACGCGCACTGTCAGCAGAGGGGTTAGCTAATTTTTGTGATTACAGTTCTATTGACAATACTCCTGAAGAAAAAGCTAGAGGAATTACTATCAACGCTTCTCACGTTGAATACGAAACCCCTAACCGTCACTATGCTCACGTAGACTGTCCTGGTCACGCCGACTATGTTAAAAACATGATTACTGGTGCGGCTCAGATGGACGGAGCGATTCTCGTTGTTTCCGCTACTGACGGTGCTATGCCTCAGACAAAAGAACACATTCTGTTGGCAAGACAGGTAGGGGTTCCTTACATTGTTGTTTTCCTTAACAAAATCGATATGATTTCTCAAGAGGATGCCGAGCTTGTCGACTTGGTCGAAATGGAATTATCCGAGCTTCTAGAAGAAAAAGGTTACAAAGGCTGCCCTATCATTCGTGGTTCTGCTTTGAAAGCTTTAGAAGGCGATGCAAGTTATGTTGAAAAGATTCGCGAGCTAATGCAAGCAGTGGATGATAATATCCCTACCCCAGAACGTGAAGTTGATAAACCTTTCTTAATGCCTATCGAAGACGTATTTTCTATTTCCGGTCGTGGTACAGTCGTCACAGGCCGTATTGAACGAGGAGTCGTTAAAGTTGGCGATAAGGTGCAAATTGTTGGTTTGAGAGATACTCGAGAAACAATTGTTACCGGCGTAGAAATGTTTAGAAAAGAACTTCCAGAAGGTCAGGCAGGAGAAAATGTGGGCCTACTTCTTAGAGGTATTGGAAAAAATGATGTTGAGCGCGGTATGGTGATTTGCCAACCTAACAGCGTAAAATCCCATACACAATTTAAAGGTACTGTTTACATCTTGCAAAAAGAAGAAGGCGGACGTCATAAGCCTTTCTTCACCGGATATAGACCACAATTCTTCTTCCGTACAACAGATGTAACAGGTGTCGTCACTCTTCCTGAGGGTGTAGAGATGGTAATGCCAGGCGACAACGTTGAATTTGATGTTCAGTTGATTAGCCCTGTAGCTCTAGAAGAAGGTATGAGATTTGCTATTCGTGAAGGTGGTCGTACAATCGGTGCTGGAACGATTTCAAAAATTATTGCCTAA
- a CDS encoding SufE family protein: MNPSVCPLQHAGCLKKQHRIVQTLFPEKFHKDVLYNTLLDFGSQPKNFDKSKMARENLVLGCQSDLYLYEVYQEGRLFFFTHTDALISSGIAALFAEVYSGETPVTILTCKPVFFDQLSPYLSFGRVNGGESLYMRMKQISVQYLKSSD, translated from the coding sequence TTGAATCCCTCCGTATGTCCCCTACAACATGCTGGATGCTTGAAAAAACAGCACCGCATTGTACAGACTTTGTTTCCCGAAAAATTTCATAAAGACGTGTTATATAACACTCTTTTGGATTTCGGATCACAACCTAAGAACTTTGATAAAAGTAAAATGGCAAGGGAGAACCTTGTATTAGGTTGTCAGAGTGATTTGTATCTTTATGAAGTATATCAAGAGGGACGTTTATTCTTTTTTACGCATACGGACGCTTTGATTTCTTCTGGAATCGCGGCATTATTTGCTGAAGTGTATTCTGGGGAGACTCCGGTGACCATACTCACCTGTAAGCCGGTATTTTTTGATCAACTTAGTCCATACTTATCTTTTGGAAGAGTGAACGGAGGAGAGTCTCTGTACATGCGGATGAAACAAATTTCTGTGCAGTATCTCAAATCTTCAGATTAG
- the rpoB gene encoding DNA-directed RNA polymerase subunit beta produces the protein MFKCPERVSVKKKEDILDLPNLIEIQIKSYKQFLQIGKLAEERDNIGLEEVFREIFPIKSYNEATILEYLSYNLGVPKYSPDECIRRGITYSVTLKVRFRLTDETGIKEEEVYMGTIPIMTDKGTFIINGAERVVVSQVHRSPGINFEQEKHSKGNILFSFRIIPYRGSWLEAIFDINDLIYIHIDRKKRRRKILAITFIRALGYSSDADIIEEFFQIEEHSLKSEKDFSFLVGKILADNVLDEASSLVYGKAGEKLSTAMLKRMLDANISTLKIAVEADENHPIIKMLAKDPTDSYEAALKDFYRRLRPGEPATLANARSTIMRLFFDPKRYNLGRVGRYKLNRKLGFPMDEESLAQVTLRKEDVIGALKYLIRLKMGDEKASIDDIDHLANRRVRSVGELIQNQCRSGLARMEKIIRERMNLFDFSSDTLIPGKIISAKGLASVLKDFFGRSQLSQFMDQTNPVAELTHKRRLSALGPGGLNRERAGFEVRDVHASHYGRICPIETPEGPNIGLITSLSSFAKINEFGFIETPYRIVRDGVVTDEIEYMTADVEEECVIAQASANLDEYNMFVDPVCWARYRGEAFEADTSTVTHMDVSPKQLVSIVTGLIPFLEHDDANRALMGSNMQRQAVPLLKTEAPIVGTGLEARAAKDSGAIVVAEEDGVVEYVDGYKVVIAAKHHPTLKRTYDLKKFLRSNSGTCINQRPLCSVGDVVVKGDVIADGPATDKGELALGKNILVAFMPWYGYNFEDAIIISEKLIKQDAYTSIYIEEFELTARDTKLGKEEITRDIPNVSEEVLANLGEDGIIRIGAEVKPGDILVGKITPKSETELAPEERLLRAIFGEKAADVKDASLTVPPGTEGVVMDVKVFSRKDRLSKSDDELVEEAVHLKDLQKGYKNQISVLKIEYREKLGALLLNEKAPASIIHRRTADILVQEGTVFDQETIELLEQESLVDLLMPPCDMYDVLKSLLSDYETSLQRLEVNYKTEVEHIREGDADLDHGVIRQVKVYVASKRKLQVGDKMAGRHGNKGVVSKIVPEADMPYLANGETVQMILNPLGVPSRMNLGQVLETHLGYAAKTAGIHVKTPVFEGFPESRIWDMMIEQGLPADGKSYLYDGKTGERFDNTVVIGYIYMLKLSHLIADKIHARSIGPYSLVTQQPLGGKAQMGGQRFGEMEVWALEAYGVAHMLQEILTVKSDDVTGRTRIYESIVKGENLLKSGTPESFNVLIKEMQGLGLDVRPMVVDA, from the coding sequence ATGTTCAAATGCCCGGAGCGGGTTAGCGTCAAAAAAAAAGAAGATATCTTAGATCTTCCAAATCTTATTGAAATTCAAATTAAGTCATATAAGCAATTTCTTCAGATTGGTAAGCTTGCAGAAGAGCGCGATAATATCGGCTTAGAAGAGGTTTTCAGAGAGATTTTTCCAATTAAATCTTATAATGAAGCTACCATTTTAGAGTATCTATCTTATAACTTAGGTGTGCCGAAGTATTCTCCCGACGAGTGTATCCGTCGCGGAATCACCTATAGTGTTACTTTAAAAGTTCGCTTCCGTTTGACTGATGAAACAGGAATTAAGGAAGAAGAAGTCTATATGGGTACTATACCCATTATGACGGATAAAGGAACCTTTATTATTAACGGGGCTGAAAGGGTTGTTGTTTCTCAAGTACACCGTTCTCCTGGGATTAATTTCGAACAGGAAAAACATTCTAAGGGAAACATTTTGTTTTCTTTCAGAATCATTCCTTATCGAGGTAGCTGGTTAGAGGCTATTTTTGATATAAATGATTTAATTTATATCCATATTGATAGAAAGAAACGTCGCCGTAAGATTTTAGCTATAACGTTTATCCGTGCCCTAGGATATTCATCAGACGCTGACATTATCGAAGAATTTTTCCAAATAGAAGAACACTCTTTAAAAAGTGAAAAAGATTTTTCTTTCTTAGTAGGTAAAATCTTAGCCGATAATGTTTTAGATGAAGCTTCTTCTTTAGTTTACGGAAAGGCTGGAGAAAAACTTAGCACAGCTATGTTAAAACGTATGCTCGATGCTAATATCTCAACTTTAAAAATAGCTGTAGAGGCTGATGAAAATCACCCTATCATCAAAATGTTGGCTAAAGATCCAACAGACTCTTATGAAGCTGCTTTAAAGGATTTCTATAGAAGATTACGTCCCGGTGAACCTGCGACTTTAGCAAATGCTCGCTCTACAATTATGCGTCTATTCTTTGACCCAAAACGTTATAACTTGGGAAGAGTAGGTCGTTATAAATTAAATAGAAAACTTGGATTCCCCATGGATGAAGAGTCCTTGGCACAAGTTACTTTAAGAAAAGAAGATGTAATTGGTGCTTTGAAGTATCTTATCCGCTTAAAAATGGGTGATGAAAAAGCTTCGATTGATGATATCGACCACTTAGCTAACCGTCGTGTACGCTCTGTAGGAGAACTTATCCAAAACCAATGCCGCTCTGGATTGGCTAGAATGGAAAAAATCATTCGAGAAAGAATGAATTTATTTGATTTCTCTTCCGATACATTGATTCCAGGAAAGATTATCTCCGCAAAAGGTCTTGCCAGCGTTTTAAAAGACTTTTTCGGTCGTTCTCAGCTTTCCCAATTCATGGATCAAACCAACCCTGTGGCCGAATTAACGCATAAACGACGTTTGTCAGCTTTAGGTCCAGGAGGTTTGAATAGAGAAAGAGCTGGATTTGAAGTCCGCGACGTGCATGCGAGCCATTACGGACGTATATGCCCAATTGAGACTCCAGAAGGACCAAATATTGGTTTGATTACTTCTCTATCTTCTTTTGCAAAAATCAACGAATTCGGATTCATTGAAACTCCTTATCGCATTGTTAGAGATGGAGTGGTTACCGACGAAATCGAATACATGACTGCCGATGTCGAAGAAGAATGTGTGATTGCTCAGGCTTCAGCGAATTTAGATGAATACAATATGTTTGTAGATCCTGTATGCTGGGCAAGATATCGTGGAGAAGCTTTTGAAGCAGACACAAGTACCGTCACGCATATGGACGTTTCTCCAAAGCAATTGGTATCGATTGTTACAGGTTTAATTCCATTTTTAGAACATGACGACGCTAACCGTGCTCTCATGGGATCAAACATGCAACGTCAAGCCGTTCCTTTATTGAAAACTGAAGCTCCTATTGTGGGAACAGGTTTAGAAGCACGTGCCGCTAAAGATTCAGGTGCTATTGTTGTCGCTGAAGAAGATGGGGTCGTGGAATATGTTGACGGTTATAAAGTAGTCATTGCAGCTAAACATCACCCAACACTTAAACGCACTTACGATCTTAAAAAGTTCTTAAGATCAAACTCTGGTACCTGCATTAATCAACGGCCTTTATGTAGTGTGGGAGATGTTGTAGTCAAAGGTGATGTCATAGCTGATGGTCCTGCTACAGATAAGGGAGAACTTGCTTTAGGAAAGAACATCTTAGTTGCCTTCATGCCTTGGTATGGATATAACTTCGAAGATGCGATTATCATTTCTGAAAAATTGATTAAGCAAGATGCCTACACCTCAATTTATATTGAAGAGTTTGAATTAACAGCTAGAGACACAAAATTAGGAAAAGAAGAGATTACTCGTGATATTCCTAACGTTTCTGAAGAAGTCCTCGCTAACTTAGGTGAAGACGGAATTATTCGTATTGGTGCTGAAGTCAAGCCTGGGGATATTCTTGTTGGTAAAATTACCCCAAAATCAGAAACAGAATTAGCTCCTGAAGAACGTTTGTTACGTGCAATCTTTGGAGAGAAAGCTGCTGATGTTAAAGACGCTTCTCTGACTGTACCTCCAGGAACAGAGGGAGTTGTCATGGATGTGAAAGTCTTCAGTAGAAAAGATAGGCTTTCTAAAAGTGACGACGAGCTTGTAGAAGAAGCTGTTCATTTAAAAGATCTACAGAAAGGTTATAAGAATCAGATTTCAGTATTAAAAATAGAGTATCGTGAAAAATTAGGAGCTCTATTGCTCAATGAAAAAGCTCCAGCTTCGATTATACATCGTCGTACCGCCGATATTTTGGTTCAAGAAGGTACTGTGTTTGATCAAGAGACAATAGAACTGCTCGAGCAAGAGTCTTTGGTCGATCTCCTTATGCCTCCCTGCGATATGTATGATGTTTTAAAATCTCTACTTTCTGATTACGAGACATCTTTACAACGTTTGGAAGTCAATTATAAAACTGAAGTTGAACATATTCGTGAAGGCGATGCTGATCTTGATCATGGTGTGATCCGCCAAGTTAAGGTATATGTCGCTTCAAAACGAAAACTGCAAGTTGGAGATAAAATGGCGGGACGTCACGGAAACAAAGGAGTTGTTTCTAAGATTGTTCCTGAAGCAGATATGCCCTACCTTGCTAACGGTGAAACTGTACAGATGATCTTGAACCCTCTCGGTGTGCCTTCCAGGATGAACTTAGGCCAGGTATTGGAAACTCATCTTGGTTACGCTGCAAAAACTGCCGGTATTCATGTAAAAACTCCAGTATTTGAAGGCTTCCCAGAGTCTCGTATCTGGGACATGATGATAGAACAAGGTTTACCCGCAGATGGTAAGTCTTACTTGTATGATGGAAAGACCGGAGAGAGATTCGACAATACCGTGGTGATCGGCTACATTTACATGTTGAAGCTGAGCCACTTAATTGCAGATAAAATTCACGCTAGATCTATCGGTCCTTATTCCTTGGTCACCCAGCAGCCTCTCGGAGGTAAAGCTCAAATGGGAGGTCAAAGATTTGGAGAGATGGAAGTTTGGGCTTTAGAAGCTTATGGAGTAGCGCATATGCTCCAAGAGATTCTTACAGTGAAATCAGACGACGTTACTGGTCGAACAAGGATTTATGAATCCATTGTTAAAGGAGAAAACCTCCTGAAGTCAGGAACACCTGAGTCGTTTAACGTTTTGATCAAGGAAATGCAAGGTCTAGGACTTGATGTTCGTCCTATGGTAGTAGATGCTTAA
- the rplA gene encoding 50S ribosomal protein L1: MTKHGKRIRGILKSYDFSKSYSLQEAIDILKQCPPVRFDQTVDVSIKLGIDPKKSDQQIRGSVSLPHGTGKTLKILVFAAGEKAKEALDAGADFVGSDDLVEKIRGGWVDCDVAVATPDMMREVGKLGKVLGPRNLMPTPKAGTVTMDVTKTIAELRKGKIEFKADRAGVCNAGVGKLSFDGHLLKENIETLCSALIKAKPPAAKGQYLVSFTVSSTMGPGISVDTRELMAS, translated from the coding sequence ATGACAAAACATGGAAAACGTATACGAGGCATCTTAAAAAGTTATGATTTTTCAAAGTCATATTCTCTGCAAGAAGCTATAGATATTTTAAAACAATGCCCCCCAGTGCGCTTTGATCAAACTGTCGATGTATCTATTAAATTAGGCATAGATCCAAAGAAAAGCGATCAACAAATTCGAGGGTCTGTTTCCTTGCCCCACGGCACAGGGAAAACTTTAAAAATTCTTGTGTTTGCTGCTGGAGAAAAAGCTAAAGAAGCTTTAGACGCTGGAGCTGATTTTGTAGGTAGCGACGATCTTGTTGAAAAAATTAGAGGCGGCTGGGTTGACTGTGATGTCGCAGTTGCTACTCCAGATATGATGCGTGAAGTAGGGAAGTTGGGAAAGGTTCTAGGACCTAGAAACCTTATGCCTACACCTAAGGCTGGAACAGTAACCATGGACGTGACTAAAACTATTGCTGAGTTGCGTAAGGGGAAAATTGAATTTAAAGCAGACCGCGCCGGCGTATGTAATGCTGGTGTAGGTAAGCTGTCGTTTGATGGACACCTTCTTAAGGAAAACATCGAAACTCTATGCTCTGCTTTAATTAAAGCTAAGCCGCCTGCAGCGAAGGGGCAATATCTGGTATCATTTACAGTTTCCTCCACTATGGGACCTGGTATTTCTGTCGATACTAGAGAGTTAATGGCGTCTTAA
- the secE gene encoding preprotein translocase subunit SecE, translating into MKQRNHQETLSKKIAKANKQAGAGFLDEIKKIEWVSKRDLKRYVKIIIASIFGLGFSIYCVDLVFRKLLTLLSGITSFVFG; encoded by the coding sequence ATGAAACAACGCAATCACCAAGAGACACTCTCTAAGAAAATCGCTAAAGCTAACAAGCAAGCTGGTGCTGGCTTTCTAGATGAAATTAAAAAAATTGAATGGGTCAGTAAACGCGATCTGAAAAGATACGTTAAAATCATAATAGCTAGTATTTTTGGCTTAGGCTTTTCTATATATTGTGTAGATTTGGTGTTTCGTAAGCTACTTACGTTGTTAAGTGGTATAACAAGCTTTGTGTTTGGTTAG